The Hordeum vulgare subsp. vulgare chromosome 7H, MorexV3_pseudomolecules_assembly, whole genome shotgun sequence DNA window CCGAGCGCTTTGGCAGACTGACCTCAGAGCAAACGCAACGACGAGCCCGGGAAGGAGGATGTCCCCAAAGCCAATGATGCTGTACCCACCCCACGGATCGAACATTCGGGGGATCTTTAGCAACATGGGCACGCCGTCTTCGTCGGTATTGTCACCGCGTGCAACCTATATGGCAACAAGGCCAGCATAAATAGGAAGACCAGCTATGATATGAGGCCACCAAATATCCAAACGGCTGTTTTAAAATACCAACCGCAATCATCACGCTCTCATGGAACAGACTCTTGGAGACGAACACCCAGAAGATGTCGTACAGGAACGCACAGCTCAGAAGGACTGAGCCGACCTGATCATGGCCATGAAGAAAATGTTGTAAACTCGTACCAAATCTGAACGCCATGTTAAAAACCAAATCCTAACGTTCAAGGTCAGTTATATTACCTTCAGGTTAGGTACTCTGACGATCTGGATGACAGTGACTATCAGCGCAATGCCCTGAAAGAAGCACAGAGTTAGATATGTATTGATGTGTGGCAGTTACTACATTGGAAGACACTGCCTGGTCACTACATATAGCTGCCACTCACAAGGATGTCTTGGCCAATCCAAGCGTAGGGAAACTGACGGTAAATAGCCCACAGAACAGCAAACACGACGCAAAATGGGGAGACTGCCATTGTAAGGTATGAGATTGCTCCAAAGAACGGCACCTTCACAAAAGACCCCGCAGCAGATGTAAACCATCTGAAACATCCCGTTAACGTTCAAtcagttttttttttcaaataaaagGGGTTTCCCCCCTGCCCATTTTTATAGAATTAAGCAAACGGACCAAACAGAGTTCAGAGCATCTGCTCCATAAATGTTAACGTTCAATCGGTTATAGACTGGCAGTAAACAGAACATTTTTGGTGTTGCTGGACATAATATCATGCAACTCTAGTGTACCTTGATAATATAGCCACCAAGCATGTTTGCAGACCCTGCATAAACAAAAAGGCATTGGTTCAAGAAAGGGGAAGCAGCAGGTCATCGGCTAAAAACAACTGTTTGCATATCAATCCTACTTGTTCAGTTTGAATAAACAAGACTCAGAGCATCtgatgttatttattgtttcaccAGAATGAAATCTTTTGAAATTATGGTAAAGGCGCAAGTCCGGTATAAAAAGCATACCTCTACACCACCGATGCAGAATATCACAACCAGTAGATCGATAAACCAGGCAGACATGAGCTTGTAAAGCATTATCAGGAAGCAAGACGCGACCACAACAAACATCATGGCCGATATGACGTTGATGTCTACGATGCCACTAGAACCTCCTCCCTCAACAGTCAGTGAGACTTGGTGTCCATCCTTTACATTACAAATAAGTGCATATGTGAGCCCCCGCACACATTATAATAATGATCATACGATTGGTAGATGAGAACCTTCAAGAGCTTTTCCTGTTCAGCAACGGCTTCTCTAGCACTCCAAGCTGACCAGTATGACGCACAGAGGACGGTTCCAACAGCCATGAGCCAGAGGAACACCTCTGCCGTATCGACCACGGGGCGATCTGGAGAGTATAGCTCCACACCAACTAAGGGAAGATGCATATGTGAGTATGCTATTTTTGGCAGAATGAATAACCAGAATCCAAGTTATTAACCTAATAAAGTGACATTTTTTAACAGTAAAAATCAGAATATTAGGAGCAGCAATGAGCTAATGAGGGGTTacctgatgatgtattagctgtaAGAAGCGAACGCAGAGCTTGGCCCGCGTCTTTTGGCAAGAGAACTGCGGGTATGTGTATGTCAAGCTCTGTTTCGTTCTTCTCGCAGACCATCTTGTAAAGCTCTGCAGGCAGGCAGGGTAGACGCACGCAGGGCAGGGCAGGGCGTaaaaaaaaagcagaaggaaaaacacGGCTGCACACAGATGGACGGATGGACGTACCGGTGCCGGAGTTTATGATGAGTATCCCGGAAGCGCCGGCGGCCTCGGCGAGCTTGGCCTTCTTGGTGAACTTGCATTTCCCCCTCTCGACAAGAAGGACGCCTCCGGAGAGCTGGAAATAGAGAGGAGGAAGGCAGGTGTGATTGTTACTGAGAAAAGAAGTGAAAGGCTTGGAAAAAGGTGGGTACCTACCTTGGTTTTGGGAGGCGCGCAGGCG harbors:
- the LOC123407517 gene encoding signal peptide peptidase-like 5; its protein translation is MAASAVLALLLASALAGAAAGGDIVHQDDQAPKIPGCSNDFVLVKVQSWVGGHEGEEFVGVGARFGPKIVSKEKQATREPLTLADPIHACAPPKTKLSGGVLLVERGKCKFTKKAKLAEAAGASGILIINSGTELYKMVCEKNETELDIHIPAVLLPKDAGQALRSLLTANTSSVGVELYSPDRPVVDTAEVFLWLMAVGTVLCASYWSAWSAREAVAEQEKLLKDGHQVSLTVEGGGSSGIVDINVISAMMFVVVASCFLIMLYKLMSAWFIDLLVVIFCIGGVEGLQTCLVAILSRWFTSAAGSFVKVPFFGAISYLTMAVSPFCVVFAVLWAIYRQFPYAWIGQDILGIALIVTVIQIVRVPNLKVGSVLLSCAFLYDIFWVFVSKSLFHESVMIAVARGDNTDEDGVPMLLKIPRMFDPWGGYSIIGFGDILLPGLVVAFALRYDWAAKKSMRSGYFLWSASAYGTGLLITYVALNLMDGHGQPALLYIVPFTLGTLISLGWKRGELRNLWLKGEPDRVCTHQGYVQMAKPPPADDEDGEEAKNIPSSSS